In a single window of the Candidatus Thermoplasmatota archaeon genome:
- a CDS encoding nucleotidyltransferase domain-containing protein has translation MSERLLRRYYHDIIATAVVGSVARGDDLEHSDIDFQVLVRNGSVLQSHSFILNNCLFSINVRTEEEWRRELTEGGDHLPLAIGSLMTVLPAHDPTGAFARLKNIALNVPSEAWRNGTREGVSGIFEDLGRVRNFYTKQEWDSFGMMSALVVTDIALTYANLTRKVLRTEKELTKVFETEDGSTTEVGRAFRMAARLDPAEDIDVMESLEFLENFLIREAMKQSAMPQVYTSARSYHPP, from the coding sequence GTGTCCGAGAGATTGCTCAGGAGGTATTATCATGACATCATCGCCACGGCGGTCGTGGGATCTGTTGCGCGTGGGGATGATCTTGAGCACTCGGACATAGATTTCCAGGTTTTGGTTAGGAACGGTTCGGTTCTTCAGTCACACTCGTTCATCCTCAACAACTGCCTGTTCTCCATCAATGTGCGGACCGAGGAGGAGTGGAGGAGAGAATTGACAGAAGGTGGCGACCACCTGCCGCTTGCAATCGGTTCACTGATGACCGTGCTGCCGGCCCACGATCCCACAGGGGCGTTCGCACGGCTGAAGAACATCGCTTTGAACGTCCCAAGTGAGGCATGGAGGAATGGAACTCGCGAGGGGGTATCGGGCATCTTCGAGGACTTGGGGAGGGTAAGGAACTTCTACACGAAGCAAGAATGGGACAGCTTCGGGATGATGTCGGCGCTCGTCGTCACTGACATCGCCCTGACATACGCCAACCTCACGCGAAAGGTCCTAAGGACCGAGAAGGAGCTCACGAAGGTCTTCGAGACCGAGGACGGTTCGACGACGGAGGTGGGCCGAGCGTTCAGAATGGCCGCAAGACTGGACCCGGCGGAAGACATCGATGTCATGGAGTCCCTTGAGTTCCTAGAGAACTTCCTGATCAGGGAGGCTATGAAGCAATCTGCAATGCCACAG